One Lysinibacillus fusiformis genomic window carries:
- a CDS encoding metal-dependent hydrolase, translated as MQGNTHIVGGITASLAFAQISNDNPFVLVGAGIVGALLPDICHGGSKIGRTFPIISKIVNKLFGHRSFTHSLLFLFLAATLLHSFIPYEAITAGILVGMVSHIVLDMGTKQGVKLFFPINISVRFPLTTKTGGKVEKVVLVLLSGLSLYFGYELISQFVQVI; from the coding sequence ATGCAAGGGAATACACACATCGTTGGGGGCATCACCGCAAGCCTTGCCTTTGCACAAATTTCCAATGATAACCCATTCGTTTTAGTAGGAGCGGGCATTGTCGGGGCATTATTACCGGATATTTGCCACGGTGGTAGTAAAATTGGGCGAACGTTTCCCATTATTTCAAAAATCGTCAATAAGCTATTTGGCCATCGTTCCTTCACACATAGTTTACTTTTCTTGTTTCTAGCCGCGACATTGCTGCATTCATTTATACCCTACGAAGCCATTACAGCGGGGATACTAGTCGGAATGGTCAGTCATATAGTGCTCGATATGGGCACGAAACAAGGGGTGAAGTTATTTTTCCCCATCAACATTTCGGTTCGTTTTCCACTCACAACGAAAACAGGTGGGAAAGTGGAAAAGGTCGTGTTAGTACTGTTATCAGGACTTTCGCTATATTTTGGCTATGAACTCATCAGTCAATTCGTTCAAGTCATCTAA
- a CDS encoding squalene/phytoene synthase family protein — protein MKDQKTLYKEAMHVLKETSRTFYIPITFLKNELKMSVAAAYLAMRAIDEIEDHEMLANDIKFDLLTATSELLKADFDAEAYAALLAPYAEQLPEVSLRLADWLTFCPEGARKIVQASTSEMAFGMAKWAKANWQVHTREDLDDYTYYVAGLVGTMLSELWAWGADIQTDRELAIGYGRGLQAVNILRNQHEDLNERGVSFVPDGWTREDLFAYAEENLAKADLYMKDINKRTVLLFCRLPLALAHKTLKAMQDGREKITRAEVEQTVEEVQVVPGTQTIHDNS, from the coding sequence GTGAAAGATCAAAAAACACTCTATAAAGAAGCGATGCACGTTTTAAAAGAAACGAGTCGCACATTTTATATACCGATTACTTTTTTAAAAAATGAGTTGAAAATGTCAGTTGCGGCTGCTTATTTAGCGATGCGTGCGATTGATGAAATCGAAGATCACGAAATGCTGGCAAACGATATAAAGTTCGATTTACTGACTGCAACGAGTGAATTATTAAAGGCGGACTTCGATGCGGAAGCGTATGCTGCGTTATTAGCTCCTTATGCTGAGCAATTACCTGAAGTATCACTTCGTTTAGCCGATTGGCTTACATTTTGCCCAGAAGGCGCTCGTAAAATTGTCCAAGCCTCCACAAGTGAGATGGCGTTTGGTATGGCGAAATGGGCTAAGGCAAACTGGCAAGTGCATACACGTGAGGATTTGGATGATTATACATACTACGTGGCAGGGCTTGTCGGTACAATGCTGTCAGAGCTTTGGGCATGGGGTGCAGACATTCAAACAGACCGCGAGTTAGCAATTGGCTATGGCCGTGGGCTACAAGCCGTTAATATTTTACGCAATCAACATGAGGATTTGAACGAACGCGGCGTGAGTTTCGTACCGGACGGATGGACACGTGAGGATTTATTTGCCTATGCTGAGGAGAACTTAGCGAAAGCAGACTTGTATATGAAGGATATTAATAAACGTACGGTATTACTGTTCTGCCGTCTTCCACTTGCATTAGCACATAAAACATTGAAAGCGATGCAAGATGGCCGTGAGAAGATAACACGCGCCGAGGTTGAGCAAACTGTTGAAGAGGTGCAGGTGGTGCCTGGCACGCAAACAATTCACGACAATTCATAA
- a CDS encoding SDR family NAD(P)-dependent oxidoreductase has protein sequence MGRLDNKIAIITGGASGMGAAMAELFSQEGATVIAADINEENLAKISELDNVEGMKLDVSSDENWAEVTKAVVDKYGRIDILINNAGIAGKKMPDDITEQDWALMHKINSFGPFLGIKHASKYMKEAGKGSIVNTSSYTAIIGSGFNEYSASKGSLRAIARAAAAEFGQFNIRVNTVFPGVIETPMTANIGQFKEVMDMLIRATPMGRLGQPDEVAKAILFLASDEASYITGGELVIDGGYSAR, from the coding sequence ATGGGTCGATTAGATAATAAAATTGCCATTATTACAGGAGGCGCATCAGGTATGGGTGCAGCAATGGCAGAATTATTTTCACAAGAGGGCGCAACAGTAATTGCAGCTGACATTAACGAAGAAAACTTAGCAAAAATTTCTGAATTGGACAATGTTGAAGGGATGAAATTAGACGTTTCTTCTGATGAAAATTGGGCAGAAGTTACAAAAGCAGTCGTTGATAAATACGGTCGTATTGATATTTTAATTAACAACGCTGGTATTGCCGGTAAAAAAATGCCAGATGATATTACAGAGCAAGACTGGGCACTTATGCACAAAATCAACTCATTTGGTCCTTTCTTAGGCATTAAACATGCATCCAAATATATGAAAGAAGCAGGCAAAGGTTCAATTGTGAATACTTCATCGTATACAGCGATTATCGGTTCCGGCTTCAATGAATATTCAGCTTCAAAAGGTTCATTACGCGCAATTGCACGTGCGGCAGCTGCTGAATTCGGTCAATTCAATATCCGTGTAAACACAGTTTTCCCTGGAGTTATTGAAACACCAATGACTGCTAATATTGGTCAATTCAAAGAAGTCATGGACATGTTGATTCGTGCAACACCAATGGGGCGTCTTGGTCAACCAGACGAAGTTGCGAAAGCAATTCTATTCTTAGCATCTGATGAAGCTTCATACATTACAGGTGGAGAGCTTGTCATTGATGGTGGTTACTCAGCTCGTTAA